The Rhizobium indicum genome has a segment encoding these proteins:
- a CDS encoding flavin reductase family protein, which produces MSATAALDIAPAPAPISDAFRSTMRRFPATVTVISACRNGSDHGMTATAVTSLSMDPPSLIICLNNRTYLHDMLLEVPEFAVSILTDRQAAVSEGFSGKIAPERRFDAADWVRHERGMMVLNSAHASVVCRRMGAVPYGTHTIFIGQVVDTRHSDDTIALMYENSKYCAPQHALPASQN; this is translated from the coding sequence ATGTCTGCCACTGCTGCCCTCGATATAGCGCCGGCCCCCGCACCCATCAGCGATGCGTTTCGATCGACCATGCGCCGTTTCCCGGCGACGGTGACGGTCATTTCTGCTTGTCGCAACGGTTCGGATCATGGAATGACGGCCACCGCCGTCACATCACTTTCGATGGATCCGCCATCTCTTATCATCTGCCTGAACAATCGCACCTACCTGCATGACATGCTGCTTGAGGTGCCGGAATTCGCAGTCAGCATTCTGACCGACAGGCAGGCAGCCGTATCGGAAGGTTTCAGCGGCAAGATTGCTCCTGAGCGTCGGTTCGACGCTGCCGATTGGGTTCGCCATGAGCGCGGCATGATGGTGCTGAATTCCGCTCATGCCTCGGTTGTCTGCCGCCGCATGGGCGCAGTTCCCTATGGTACGCACACGATCTTCATCGGGCAGGTGGTGGATACACGCCATTCCGACGACACGATCGCGCTGATGTACGAGAATTCGAAATATTGCGCGCCACAGCACGCGCTTCCTGCATCCCAGAACTGA
- the denD gene encoding D-erythronate dehydrogenase yields the protein MHILIIGAGGMIGRKLAATLGRSGSLGGDTITRMTLVDVTPPPVPADVSVPAEALAADISESGAAEALAARRADVIFHLAAIVSGEAERNFDLGYKVNLDGTRLLLEAIRREGSRQAYVPRFVFSSSIAVYGSPFPDPIPDDYVLAPLTSYGVQKAISELLLADYSRRGFIDGVGIRLPTIVIRPGAPNAAASGFFSGILREPLAGQRAVLPVEETVKHWLASPRSAIKFLIHAATLDTAALGVRRTLTMPGVAATVADQIAALRRAAGSEAAELIDRRRDEVIEGIVAGWPKSFTPERATQLGFVAETTVDELIEVYLAEDAPGASG from the coding sequence ATGCATATTCTCATTATCGGGGCGGGAGGAATGATCGGCCGGAAGCTCGCCGCCACACTGGGGCGCAGCGGGTCACTCGGCGGCGATACAATCACGCGCATGACGCTTGTGGATGTAACGCCTCCGCCTGTGCCCGCCGACGTCTCCGTGCCGGCGGAAGCGCTGGCTGCCGATATTTCCGAAAGCGGCGCAGCGGAAGCCCTGGCGGCTCGCCGGGCCGACGTGATCTTCCATCTCGCCGCGATCGTTTCCGGTGAAGCCGAGCGCAATTTCGACCTCGGCTACAAGGTCAATCTCGACGGCACGCGATTGCTGTTGGAAGCGATCCGCCGGGAAGGAAGCCGCCAAGCCTATGTTCCCCGGTTCGTATTCTCCTCGTCGATCGCGGTCTATGGCTCGCCGTTTCCCGATCCGATTCCCGATGATTATGTGCTCGCACCTCTCACCAGCTACGGAGTCCAGAAGGCGATTTCCGAGCTTCTGCTTGCCGACTATTCGCGGCGCGGCTTTATCGACGGCGTCGGAATTCGGTTGCCGACCATCGTGATCCGGCCGGGTGCGCCGAATGCCGCCGCATCGGGATTCTTTTCCGGAATCCTGCGTGAACCGCTTGCAGGCCAGCGGGCCGTTCTTCCGGTCGAGGAAACGGTCAAGCACTGGTTGGCAAGCCCGCGTTCCGCCATCAAGTTCCTGATCCATGCTGCGACGCTCGACACGGCGGCGCTGGGTGTCCGGCGCACGCTCACCATGCCGGGCGTCGCCGCTACCGTTGCCGACCAGATTGCCGCCTTGCGGCGTGCTGCCGGTTCCGAGGCGGCGGAGTTGATCGATCGTCGCCGCGACGAGGTCATTGAGGGGATCGTCGCCGGATGGCCGAAGTCCTTTACGCCCGAACGCGCGACGCAACTGGGTTTCGTCGCCGAAACCACGGTGGACGAGTTGATCGAGGTCTACCTCGCCGAAGACGCTCCGGGTGCGTCCGGATGA
- a CDS encoding MFS transporter, which produces MYGEGKLAIQDLAIINERVRSPNIIIALCGLLILFDGYDLIVYGAVAPALLGEASWGLTPGMVGRAASITLFGMLLGALVAGTLADRIGRRKVIIGSLLSFSVMMIGSGLAPNFLAFEGTRFLAGLGLGALFPTVTALIIEFSPPKRKAMAYSIALLGYLAGGIISGILGMLLIQKYGWRPLMIIGGAPILLLPFFIRLIPESPEWLATKNRQTEANQIANQYGLPNPVARPVASRQVGIRSLFSEGRLLPTLNAWGIHFCSLLLTFGMVNWLPTIMNKMGYDLGSALLFSVTLNLGAAVGLLIGARIADRGNVKIVVAGMFLLGACSIWLLTQVDQGLQVYGLVALAGTGTIGTQILANVLVGNLYPVEIRGTGLGFSLGIGRIGGMIGPAIGGAVLGAGLAPQWNFYIFASVGVLGCVLALMTLLYRKKAD; this is translated from the coding sequence ATGTATGGGGAGGGAAAATTGGCCATACAAGATCTCGCTATTATCAACGAACGCGTTCGCAGCCCGAATATCATCATCGCCCTTTGCGGTCTGCTGATCCTGTTCGACGGCTACGACCTGATCGTTTACGGCGCAGTCGCGCCGGCGTTGCTCGGTGAAGCCAGTTGGGGCCTGACTCCGGGCATGGTCGGACGGGCTGCCTCCATCACCCTGTTCGGTATGCTGCTGGGCGCTCTCGTTGCCGGAACACTTGCTGACAGGATAGGTCGTCGCAAGGTCATCATCGGCAGTCTTCTGAGCTTTTCCGTGATGATGATCGGCAGCGGTCTTGCGCCGAACTTTCTCGCTTTCGAGGGAACACGCTTTCTCGCCGGCCTGGGGCTTGGAGCTCTTTTTCCGACGGTAACCGCTTTGATCATCGAGTTTTCTCCGCCGAAGCGGAAGGCAATGGCCTATTCGATTGCTCTTCTCGGTTACCTGGCCGGCGGCATCATCTCGGGTATCCTCGGAATGCTGCTGATACAGAAATACGGATGGCGCCCACTGATGATTATCGGCGGTGCACCGATCCTGCTTCTGCCTTTCTTCATCCGCCTCATCCCCGAGTCTCCCGAATGGCTGGCAACAAAGAACCGCCAGACCGAAGCCAACCAGATCGCAAACCAGTACGGGCTGCCCAATCCCGTAGCCAGGCCCGTTGCGTCACGCCAGGTGGGCATCCGCTCGCTGTTTTCCGAAGGTCGCCTGCTGCCGACGTTGAACGCATGGGGCATTCACTTCTGTTCGCTTCTGCTCACATTCGGCATGGTCAATTGGCTTCCGACCATCATGAACAAGATGGGCTATGACCTCGGTTCTGCCCTCCTTTTCTCCGTAACGCTCAATCTCGGAGCGGCCGTCGGCCTCCTGATCGGCGCAAGGATTGCCGACCGCGGAAACGTCAAAATAGTCGTGGCAGGCATGTTTCTTCTCGGAGCCTGCTCGATCTGGTTGCTGACGCAAGTGGATCAGGGCCTCCAGGTTTATGGTCTCGTCGCACTTGCCGGTACGGGAACGATCGGCACGCAGATCCTCGCCAACGTTCTCGTTGGAAACCTCTATCCGGTCGAAATCCGTGGAACCGGCCTTGGCTTCTCGCTCGGCATCGGCCGTATCGGCGGCATGATAGGACCGGCCATCGGCGGTGCGGTTCTGGGTGCGGGCCTGGCTCCGCAGTGGAACTTCTACATCTTCGCATCGGTCGGAGTCTTGGGATGTGTCCTCGCGCTCATGACGTTGCTGTATCGCAAAAAGGCTGATTGA
- a CDS encoding ABC transporter ATP-binding protein — MAGVQFADVRKSFGAFPVIKGVDIDIADGEFVILVGPSGCGKSTLLRMLAGLENISGGEIKIGGRVVNTLPPKDRDIAMVFQNYALYPHMTVQENMGFSLMLNKAPKAEAEKRVKYAAGILGLDKLLDRYPRQLSGGQRQRVAMGRAIVRDPEVFLFDEPLSNLDAKLRVAMRAEIKELHQRLKTTTVYVTHDQIEAMTMADKIVVMHDGVVEQIGTPLELYDKPANLFVGGFIGSPAMNMIKGRLDPENPTSFKAPDGTALPVANPPADALGRDLVYGLRPEYILLDANGLPGEIVVIEPTGYETHLILRLGGSDLSCVFRERVSARPGETLRVAIDAAHVHLFDAESGRRLTD; from the coding sequence ATGGCAGGCGTTCAATTCGCGGATGTGCGGAAATCATTCGGAGCATTTCCGGTGATCAAAGGCGTGGATATCGACATTGCCGACGGGGAGTTCGTGATCCTGGTCGGCCCGTCGGGTTGTGGAAAATCCACTCTTCTGCGGATGCTGGCGGGACTTGAGAATATTTCCGGCGGCGAGATCAAGATCGGCGGGCGCGTGGTCAACACGCTGCCGCCCAAGGACCGCGACATCGCCATGGTGTTCCAGAACTATGCGCTCTATCCGCATATGACGGTACAGGAGAACATGGGTTTCTCGCTGATGCTGAACAAGGCGCCGAAGGCGGAAGCCGAGAAGCGGGTGAAATATGCCGCCGGCATCCTCGGTCTCGACAAATTGCTCGACCGCTATCCGCGCCAGCTTTCCGGCGGCCAGCGCCAGCGTGTCGCCATGGGGCGGGCGATCGTCCGCGATCCGGAAGTCTTCCTGTTCGACGAACCGCTATCCAACCTCGATGCGAAGCTGCGCGTCGCCATGCGCGCCGAAATCAAGGAACTGCACCAGCGGCTGAAAACGACGACGGTCTACGTCACCCATGACCAGATCGAGGCCATGACCATGGCCGACAAGATCGTGGTCATGCATGACGGCGTTGTCGAGCAGATCGGCACGCCGCTCGAGCTTTACGATAAGCCGGCCAATCTCTTCGTTGGCGGGTTCATCGGCTCGCCGGCGATGAACATGATCAAGGGCAGGCTCGACCCCGAAAACCCGACAAGTTTCAAGGCGCCGGACGGCACGGCGCTGCCGGTTGCCAATCCGCCTGCCGACGCCCTGGGGCGCGACCTCGTCTACGGGCTTCGCCCGGAATACATCCTGCTCGATGCCAATGGCCTGCCCGGTGAAATCGTGGTGATCGAGCCGACCGGCTACGAGACGCATCTTATTCTCAGGCTCGGCGGCAGCGATCTCAGCTGCGTCTTCCGCGAACGCGTCAGCGCGCGGCCGGGCGAGACCCTGCGCGTTGCGATCGACGCCGCGCATGTTCATCTCTTCGATGCCGAGAGCGGCCGGAGATTGACCGACTGA
- a CDS encoding carbohydrate ABC transporter permease — translation MSINSNAADQVVTDNAEGMSYLNRLPRRIVMLYLPMAVFVVVLLFPFYWMAITAVKPNDQLTDYSNYSPFWVVGATLDHIKYLFLETSYPGWLWNTMLVAVCSTFLSLVASVFGAYAIERVRFTGSRSVGLVIFLAYLVPPSILFIPLAFIVFKLGIYDSRLALIFTYPTFLIPFCTWLLMGYFRSIPFELEESALVDGANRWQILTKIILPLAVPGLISAGIFAFTLSWNEFIYALTFIQSSENKTIPVGVLTELVRGDVFEWGALMAGALFGSLPVVILYSFFVDYYVSSMTGAVKE, via the coding sequence ATGTCGATAAATTCAAACGCCGCCGATCAGGTCGTAACCGACAATGCCGAAGGCATGAGCTATCTGAACCGCCTGCCGCGGCGGATCGTAATGCTCTACCTGCCGATGGCCGTCTTCGTCGTCGTGCTGCTCTTCCCGTTCTACTGGATGGCGATCACCGCGGTGAAGCCGAACGATCAGCTGACCGACTACAGCAACTACAGCCCCTTCTGGGTGGTGGGAGCGACGCTCGATCACATCAAATACCTGTTCCTTGAGACATCCTATCCGGGCTGGCTGTGGAACACGATGCTGGTCGCGGTCTGCTCCACCTTCCTCTCGTTGGTGGCGTCAGTCTTCGGCGCCTATGCCATCGAGCGCGTCCGCTTCACCGGTTCCCGTTCAGTTGGCCTCGTCATCTTCCTCGCCTATCTCGTGCCGCCGTCGATCCTCTTCATTCCGCTTGCCTTCATCGTCTTCAAGCTCGGGATCTACGACTCGCGGCTGGCGCTGATCTTCACCTACCCGACCTTCCTCATTCCCTTCTGCACCTGGCTGCTGATGGGCTATTTCCGGTCGATCCCATTCGAGCTGGAGGAAAGCGCGCTGGTGGACGGCGCCAACAGATGGCAGATTCTCACCAAGATCATTCTGCCGCTCGCAGTACCCGGGTTGATTTCAGCTGGCATCTTCGCCTTCACGCTGTCCTGGAACGAATTCATCTATGCGCTGACTTTCATCCAGTCCTCGGAAAACAAAACCATCCCGGTCGGCGTGTTGACCGAACTGGTGCGCGGCGACGTCTTCGAATGGGGGGCACTGATGGCGGGCGCATTGTTCGGCTCGCTTCCGGTGGTCATCCTCTACTCGTTCTTCGTGGACTACTACGTCTCATCGATGACCGGGGCGGTGAAGGAGTGA
- a CDS encoding BrnA antitoxin family protein — protein MANPPRRSVNPMDAAEALFKPAKKKPEQAVERPALPNTKELVSLKIDSDVLAYFQEDGPGWQDRINDILRAAMKNRF, from the coding sequence ATGGCAAACCCGCCCCGCAGATCTGTCAATCCAATGGATGCTGCCGAAGCGTTGTTCAAACCCGCGAAGAAGAAGCCGGAGCAAGCTGTTGAGCGGCCGGCGTTGCCAAATACAAAGGAGCTTGTTTCGCTCAAGATCGACAGTGATGTCCTTGCCTATTTCCAGGAAGATGGCCCTGGCTGGCAGGATCGGATCAACGACATTTTGCGCGCCGCGATGAAGAACAGGTTCTGA
- a CDS encoding carbohydrate ABC transporter permease has protein sequence MSMVNPEDRRGPISSLLQNNNVLGFLFMLPAAVFLVCFLTYPLGLGVWLGFTDTRIGRDGIFIGLENYQFLMDDSVFWLSVFNTILYTSVASVLKFALGLWLAMLLNQHLPFKSFFRAIVLLPWVVPTVLSALAFWWIYDSQFSIISWSLMQLGLISGPINFLGDPINARISVIVANVWRGIPFVAISLLAGLQTIPASLQEAASLDGATSWQRFRYVTLPMLTPIIAVVMTFSVLFTFTDFQLIYVLTKGGPVNATHLMATLSFQRGIPGGQLGEGAAIAVAMVPFLLGAIMFSFFGLQRRKWQQGGQD, from the coding sequence ATGTCGATGGTGAATCCGGAGGATAGACGCGGGCCGATCTCCTCGCTCCTGCAGAACAACAATGTGCTGGGCTTCCTGTTCATGCTGCCGGCGGCGGTGTTCCTCGTCTGCTTTCTGACCTATCCGCTGGGGCTTGGTGTCTGGCTCGGCTTCACCGATACGAGGATCGGCCGCGACGGCATCTTCATCGGGCTGGAGAACTACCAGTTCCTGATGGACGACAGCGTCTTCTGGCTGTCGGTCTTCAACACCATTCTCTATACCTCCGTTGCCTCGGTGCTGAAATTCGCGCTCGGCCTCTGGCTGGCGATGCTGCTCAATCAGCACCTGCCGTTCAAGTCCTTCTTCCGAGCCATCGTGCTGCTTCCCTGGGTGGTGCCGACGGTGCTTTCGGCGCTGGCCTTCTGGTGGATCTACGATTCCCAATTTTCGATCATCTCCTGGTCGCTGATGCAGCTCGGGCTGATCAGCGGACCGATCAACTTCCTCGGCGACCCGATCAATGCGCGCATATCCGTCATCGTCGCCAATGTCTGGCGCGGCATTCCCTTCGTGGCGATCTCGCTGCTTGCGGGGCTGCAGACGATTCCGGCGTCGCTGCAGGAGGCCGCCTCGCTCGACGGCGCCACGAGCTGGCAGCGTTTCCGCTACGTGACGCTGCCGATGCTGACGCCGATCATCGCCGTGGTGATGACCTTCTCGGTGCTCTTCACCTTCACGGATTTCCAGCTCATCTACGTGCTGACCAAGGGCGGACCCGTCAATGCGACACATCTGATGGCGACGCTATCGTTCCAGCGCGGCATTCCAGGCGGTCAGCTCGGTGAAGGTGCGGCGATCGCGGTCGCCATGGTGCCCTTCCTGCTCGGCGCCATCATGTTCAGCTTCTTCGGGCTGCAACGGCGCAAATGGCAACAGGGCGGCCAGGATTAA
- a CDS encoding ABC transporter substrate-binding protein — protein MRFKRRDFLAASAAVAGAAGLGIRPSLAQAEPTYTPESGASLRLLRWTPFVKGDEEAWLANTKKFTEATGVEVRIDKESWEDIRPKAAVAANVGSGPDLIMCWFDDAHQYPDKLVDLTELANYLGNKYGGWYDGVKGYAARGDTFIAMPLAAIGNAVVYRDTHVKAAGFSEFPKDTAGFLELCKAMKAKGTPAGFPHGKAVGDGNNYAHWLLWSHGGKMVDEGGKVTINSPETLASINYAKELYATFIPGTESWQDVNNNRAFLAGQVSLIANGVSVYYTAKNDPKLAEIAKDIRTTNFPVGPVGQSVELFQTSSLLLFKHTKYPEAAKAYIKFMMEADQMNAWIQGSSAYCCQPLKAFAKNPIWTSDPIHAPYARASEKLRPNGYAGPLGYASAATMADYVLVDMYAAAVTGQMSPEDAMKEAERRANRYYRV, from the coding sequence ATGAGGTTTAAGAGACGTGACTTTCTTGCCGCCTCGGCTGCCGTTGCCGGCGCCGCTGGCCTCGGCATTCGGCCATCCCTCGCGCAGGCTGAACCGACCTACACGCCGGAAAGCGGCGCCAGCCTGCGGCTGCTGCGCTGGACACCTTTCGTCAAGGGCGACGAGGAGGCATGGCTTGCCAACACAAAGAAGTTCACCGAAGCGACCGGCGTCGAGGTGCGCATCGACAAGGAAAGCTGGGAAGATATCCGCCCGAAGGCTGCCGTCGCGGCCAATGTCGGCTCCGGCCCGGACCTCATCATGTGCTGGTTCGATGACGCTCACCAGTATCCCGACAAGCTGGTCGACCTGACCGAACTCGCCAACTATCTCGGCAACAAATATGGCGGCTGGTATGACGGTGTGAAGGGCTATGCCGCGCGCGGCGACACCTTCATCGCCATGCCGCTGGCGGCAATCGGCAATGCGGTGGTCTATCGCGACACTCACGTGAAAGCAGCCGGCTTCAGCGAGTTCCCCAAAGACACGGCAGGCTTCCTCGAGCTTTGCAAGGCGATGAAAGCCAAGGGCACGCCGGCCGGCTTCCCGCACGGCAAGGCCGTCGGCGACGGCAACAACTACGCCCATTGGCTGCTTTGGAGCCATGGCGGCAAGATGGTCGACGAAGGCGGCAAGGTGACGATCAACAGCCCGGAAACGCTGGCGTCGATCAACTACGCCAAGGAGCTCTATGCGACCTTCATTCCAGGCACGGAAAGCTGGCAGGACGTCAACAACAACCGCGCCTTCCTCGCGGGCCAGGTGTCGCTGATCGCCAACGGCGTCTCGGTCTATTACACGGCCAAGAACGACCCGAAGCTCGCCGAGATCGCCAAGGACATCCGCACGACGAATTTCCCCGTCGGCCCGGTTGGCCAGAGCGTCGAGCTTTTCCAGACGAGCTCACTGCTTCTCTTCAAGCATACGAAGTATCCGGAGGCGGCGAAGGCCTACATCAAGTTCATGATGGAAGCCGACCAGATGAATGCCTGGATCCAGGGCTCAAGCGCCTATTGCTGCCAGCCGCTCAAGGCTTTCGCCAAGAACCCGATCTGGACATCCGATCCGATCCACGCGCCTTATGCACGTGCTTCGGAAAAGCTGCGTCCGAACGGCTATGCCGGCCCACTCGGTTATGCCTCGGCAGCGACCATGGCCGATTACGTTCTGGTCGACATGTATGCGGCCGCCGTCACCGGCCAGATGTCGCCCGAGGATGCGATGAAGGAAGCTGAACGGCGGGCAAACCGTTACTATCGCGTCTGA
- a CDS encoding MarR family winged helix-turn-helix transcriptional regulator — protein MYKLTDSVPYLLNRAGVRIAEVFAQRIAEDNLSVAMYRVLAMLKERRESTLGDLADVVSVEISTLSRLVGTLAKRKLVSRTRPEDNGRIVIVRLTPQGEALTERLMPLAVELERTAVQDMSDEEVAALKKALRRMHSNLPAMSGKGKVAS, from the coding sequence ATGTACAAACTTACCGATTCCGTTCCGTATCTTCTCAATCGCGCCGGCGTGCGGATAGCCGAGGTATTCGCGCAGAGAATCGCTGAAGACAATCTCAGCGTGGCGATGTACCGGGTTCTGGCCATGCTCAAGGAGCGCCGGGAGAGCACCCTGGGGGATCTCGCCGACGTCGTCTCTGTCGAGATTTCGACGCTTTCGCGCCTCGTCGGCACACTGGCCAAGCGCAAGCTGGTGTCGAGAACGCGTCCGGAAGATAATGGCCGTATCGTCATCGTAAGACTGACCCCGCAGGGTGAGGCGCTGACGGAAAGGCTCATGCCGCTTGCCGTCGAGCTTGAACGCACTGCGGTTCAGGACATGTCGGACGAGGAGGTCGCAGCACTGAAGAAGGCGCTGCGCCGCATGCACAGCAACCTGCCGGCAATGTCCGGAAAGGGAAAAGTTGCGAGCTGA